From the Ammospiza caudacuta isolate bAmmCau1 chromosome 26, bAmmCau1.pri, whole genome shotgun sequence genome, one window contains:
- the C26H2orf42 gene encoding uncharacterized protein C2orf42 homolog, with product MLGNAGKRRPMDPCPGRPKAPSFLSDLGKATLRGIRKCPRCGTYNGTRGLSCKNKTCGAVFRAGARRAPGTADAVRLLGGARGRLYSVCQRQRRCFVELGVSETAIRTPEGTLITQLSSGRCHAPACAGRAEGQCQHLKLALGCRAEATPLPLKSSVLGAVQAPAEAKRSLWELAAEPSGPLVQRVTKSVLVVKCEAGPGHGLGYLHASFGQRRFSCACRVPGRGRAKGERREDEEEEGEEEEEEEEESPPARCIHFLACICAFASDESLAQEFSEFLTADGSGLKGTLIPQLLRGPGPTARARGAAAARARRRRKDLGTGPQVPGPLLAPEPAHPTPRRSSLRKLPVVSSSPSPSSSSSSLKRHGCPQALDESQVSLSFQEWLGSVTERIHQTMHYQFEGHPEPLVFHIPQSFFEALQQRISSGSGKKRLPNSTTAFVRRDALPLGTFSKYTWHITNVLQVKQIFDTPEVPLEITRSFVQNRDGSYEPFRSPRVEVESVPEGLGPHERQPPLRPLELQTFLKVGHTSPTQKEPTPFTIEWIPDILPRSRLGELRLKFQYGHHGGPRQPPGRGTPPEPPLGSIVFP from the exons ATGCTGGGAAACGCCGGAAAACGCCG CCCCATGGACCCGTGCCCGGGCAGGCCCAAGGCCCCGTCCTTCCTGTCCGACCTGGGCAAGGCCACGCTGCGCGGCATCCGCAAGTGCCCTCGCTGCGGCACCTACAACGGCACGCGGGGGCTCAGCTGCAAGAACAAGACGTGCGGGGCCGTGTTCCGGGCGggcgcccgccgcgccccgggCACCGCCGACGCCGTGCGCCTGCTGGGCGGCGCCCGGGGCCGGCTGTACTCGGTGTGCCAGCGCCAGCGCCGCTGCTTCgtggagctgggggtgtccGAGACGGCCATCCGGACCCCCGAGGGCACCCTGATCACCCAGCTGAGCTCGGGGCGCTGCCACGCGCCCGCCTGCGCCGGCCGGGCcgaggggcagtgccagcacctgaAGCTGGCGCTGGGCTGCCGGGCCGAGGCCACGCCGCTGCCGCTCAAGAGCTCGGTGCTGGGCGCGGTGCAGGCGCCCGCCGAGGCCAAGCGGAGCCTGTGGGAGTTGGCCGCGGAGCCCTCGGGGCCGCTGGTGCAGAGGGTGACCAAGAGCGTGCTGGTGGTCAAGTGCGAGGCCGGCCCGGGGCACGGCCTGGGCTACCTGCACGCCAGCTTCGGGCAGCGCCGCTTCTCCTGCGCCTGCCGCGTGCCCGGGCGCGGCCGTGCCAAGGGGGAGCGGcgggaggacgaggaggaggagggggaggaagaggaggaggaggaggaggagtcgCCCCCCGCGCGCTGCATCCATTTCCTGGCCTGCATCTGCGCCTTCGCCAGCGACgagagcctggcccaggagTTCTCCGAGTTCCTCACGGCCGACGGCAGCG gtctCAAGGGGACGCTGATCCCGCAGCTGCTCCGGGGCCCCGGCCCCACAGCGCGGGCACGGGGGGCggctgctgccagggccaggaggaggaggaaggacctggggacag GCCCGCAGGTGCCCGGGCCCCTCCTGGCTCCAGAGCCAGCTCATCCCAcccccaggaggagcagcctgaGGAAGCTGCCCGTGGTCTCCTCCTCACCTTCcccatcctcatcatcctcctcatTGAAGAGACACG gctgtccccaggcgCTGGATGagtcccaggtgtccctgtccttccAGGAgtggctgggcagtgtcacAGAGCGCATCCACCAGACCATGCACTACCAGTTTGAGG GCCACCCAGAGCCGCTGGTTTTCCACATCCCCCAGTCCTTCTTCGAGGCTCTGCAGCAGCGAATCTCCAGCGGCAGCGGCAAGAAGAGGCTGCCCAACTCCACCACGG CCTTCGTGCGCAGGGACGCGCTGCCCCTGGGCACCTTCTCCAAGTACACCTGGCACATCACCAACGTCCTGCAGGTCAAGCAGATCTTCGACACGCCCGAG GTGCCGCTGGAGATCACCCGGAGCTTCGTGCAGAACCGCGACGGCTCCTACGAGCCCTTCCGCAGCCCCCGCGTGGAGGTGGAGAGCGTGCCCGAGGGGCTGGGCCCGCACGAGAGGCAGCCCCCGCTGCggcccctggagctgcagaccTTCCTCAAAGTCG GCCACACGTCCCCCACGCAGAAGGAGCCCACGCCCTTCACCATCGAGTGGATCCCCGACAtcctgccccgctcccgccTGGGCGAGCTGCGCCTCAAGTTCCAGTACGGGCACCACGGGGGGCCCCGGCAGCCCCCCGGCCGCGGGaccccccccgagccccccctGGGCTCCATCGTCTTCCCCTGA